One window from the genome of Breoghania sp. L-A4 encodes:
- a CDS encoding F0F1 ATP synthase subunit gamma, whose amino-acid sequence MDTLESLADALETTGDIQSIVRTMKALSSVSIRQYEHAEAAMADYARTVELGLMAVLRQQGSAGLLLPGADSAAGREALIVIGSDRGLCGGYNDKVTRAALSRMGDQPMVLGVIGTRVAARLEADGRRVDTVHTLPGSVEGLSRLVQSVILGIDRWTRLEGVRQVWLVHNRREGRSTAKPQTHRLLPLPDGYLQKLAKVDWPGRSLPLFRMDPDRLMSWLVQQRLFVMLYRALAEASASEHASRLAAMQAAERNIEERRDDLRQLYRQRRQESITRELLDVVSGFEAVSSAD is encoded by the coding sequence ATGGACACGCTTGAAAGCCTCGCGGACGCGCTGGAGACCACGGGCGACATTCAATCCATCGTGCGGACGATGAAGGCGCTGTCCTCAGTCAGCATCCGGCAATACGAACACGCCGAAGCGGCGATGGCGGATTATGCCCGCACCGTCGAACTGGGTCTGATGGCGGTTTTGCGCCAACAAGGATCCGCCGGTCTGCTCCTGCCCGGCGCCGACAGCGCGGCCGGGCGCGAGGCGCTGATCGTGATCGGGTCCGATCGCGGGCTGTGCGGGGGATACAACGACAAGGTCACACGCGCCGCCCTCTCGCGGATGGGGGACCAGCCCATGGTGCTGGGCGTCATCGGGACGCGCGTGGCGGCCAGGCTCGAGGCGGATGGGCGGCGCGTGGATACGGTCCATACCCTGCCCGGCTCGGTGGAGGGACTGTCGCGGCTGGTCCAATCGGTGATCCTCGGGATCGACCGCTGGACACGGCTCGAAGGGGTCAGACAGGTCTGGCTCGTCCACAATCGCCGCGAGGGACGCAGCACGGCGAAGCCGCAGACTCACCGGTTGCTGCCATTGCCTGACGGCTATCTGCAAAAACTGGCGAAGGTCGACTGGCCCGGACGGTCCCTGCCACTGTTCCGGATGGATCCCGACCGGCTGATGTCATGGCTCGTGCAGCAGCGGTTGTTTGTGATGCTCTACCGCGCCCTGGCCGAGGCGTCGGCCAGTGAACACGCCTCCCGGCTGGCCGCGATGCAGGCCGCCGAGCGCAACATCGAGGAGCGGCGCGACGACCTGCGCCAGCTGTACCGCCAGCGCCGGCAGGAATCGATCACCCGGGAGCTCCTGGACGTGGTCTCGGGCTTTGAGGCCGTCAGCTCGGCGGATTGA